A stretch of the Tardiphaga sp. 709 genome encodes the following:
- a CDS encoding site-specific DNA-methyltransferase produces MVVSRRGASARAPRSHFETSPSSSIVIGDCVAEMSKLPAGSVDLVFADPPYNLQLKGDLKRPDESHVDAVNNDWDKFSSFAAYDDFTRAWLLAARRIMKPSATLWVIGSYHNIFRVGAIMQDLGFWVLNDIVWRKSNPMPNFRGRRFTNAHETMIWAARDENAKGYTFNYEALKAANEDVQARSDWLIPLCTGDERLKGSDGKKVHPTQKPEGLLARVLLSSSKPGDLVIDPFNGTGTTGAVAKRLGRNYIGFERDRDYAAAAEARIAAIEPLPEATLAPFMTARSAPRVAFSELVERGMISPGTKLVDLKKRHGALVRADGAIMFGDKVGSIHRMGAMAQGSASCNGWTFWHVETKKGLRLIDELRAEIRSEMGAV; encoded by the coding sequence ATGGTTGTTTCGCGTCGCGGGGCGTCTGCAAGGGCGCCCCGCTCTCACTTCGAAACCTCTCCGAGCAGCAGCATCGTCATTGGTGATTGCGTCGCAGAGATGTCAAAACTCCCGGCAGGGTCGGTCGATCTGGTGTTCGCAGATCCGCCGTACAATCTGCAGCTGAAGGGCGATCTCAAGCGCCCCGATGAATCCCATGTCGATGCGGTGAATAATGACTGGGACAAGTTCTCGTCATTCGCCGCATATGACGACTTCACGCGCGCGTGGCTCCTGGCCGCACGCCGTATCATGAAGCCGTCGGCGACCCTGTGGGTGATCGGCTCCTATCACAATATTTTCCGCGTCGGCGCGATCATGCAGGACCTCGGCTTCTGGGTCCTCAACGATATCGTGTGGCGCAAGTCCAACCCGATGCCGAATTTCCGCGGCCGTCGTTTCACCAATGCGCATGAGACCATGATCTGGGCCGCGCGCGATGAGAACGCCAAGGGCTATACGTTCAATTACGAAGCTCTCAAGGCCGCCAATGAAGACGTGCAGGCACGTTCCGACTGGCTGATCCCACTCTGCACCGGTGACGAACGCCTGAAGGGCAGCGACGGCAAGAAGGTTCACCCGACCCAGAAGCCGGAAGGCCTGCTGGCCCGCGTGCTGCTGTCATCGTCGAAACCCGGCGATCTCGTCATCGATCCGTTCAACGGCACCGGCACCACCGGCGCTGTCGCCAAGCGCCTCGGCCGCAACTACATCGGTTTCGAGCGTGACCGCGATTATGCCGCCGCTGCCGAAGCTCGCATCGCCGCGATCGAGCCGCTGCCCGAGGCAACACTGGCACCGTTCATGACCGCCCGCAGCGCACCGCGCGTGGCGTTCTCCGAACTGGTCGAGCGCGGCATGATCTCGCCCGGCACCAAGCTGGTCGATCTGAAGAAGCGCCATGGTGCATTGGTGCGCGCCGACGGCGCCATCATGTTCGGCGACAAGGTCGGTTCGATCCATCGCATGGGCGCGATGGCCCAGGGCTCCGCATCCTGCAATGGCTGGACGTTCTGGCACGTCGAGACCAAGAAGGGCCTGCGCCTGATCGACGAACTCCGCGCCGAAATCCGCAGCGAGATGGGCGCGGTCTAA
- a CDS encoding neutral zinc metallopeptidase, translated as MRYDDFRRSDNIDDRRDDSGGGYGGGGGGGFGIPGGGGGLGIGTVIVLGLVGWAFGIDPRILIGGAEILTGGQQAPTYQTDRRSTPTKSGAPTDEMGSMISGVLGEIDDRWDEIFKESGQKYTGPQIVLFRNATNGGRCGNAQSAMGPFYCPPDKKIYLDTGFFRQVETKFRGCSGNACKFTAAYIIAHEAGHHIQNLLGIIPRVTRLQQQAGSKAEANLLQVRVELQADCLSGVWVNRESKKRPGFLEAGDIDAALQTASAIGDDTLQRQAQGRVVPDSFTHGSAEQRKRWFMTGYQQGTVQACNTFATDRL; from the coding sequence ATGCGTTACGATGACTTCCGTCGCAGCGACAATATCGACGACCGTCGTGACGATAGCGGCGGCGGATATGGCGGCGGAGGTGGCGGTGGTTTCGGAATTCCGGGCGGTGGCGGTGGTCTCGGCATCGGCACGGTGATTGTGCTTGGCCTCGTTGGCTGGGCGTTCGGCATCGATCCGCGCATTCTTATCGGCGGTGCAGAAATTCTCACCGGCGGCCAGCAGGCGCCGACCTATCAGACCGATCGGCGCTCGACGCCGACGAAATCAGGCGCGCCTACCGATGAAATGGGCAGCATGATTTCGGGCGTGCTCGGCGAGATCGACGATCGCTGGGATGAAATCTTCAAGGAGAGCGGACAGAAATATACGGGGCCGCAGATCGTGCTGTTTCGTAATGCCACCAATGGCGGGCGTTGCGGCAATGCGCAGTCGGCGATGGGGCCGTTCTACTGTCCGCCCGACAAGAAGATCTATCTCGACACTGGCTTCTTCCGTCAGGTCGAAACCAAATTTCGCGGCTGCTCCGGCAATGCCTGCAAATTTACCGCGGCATATATCATTGCGCATGAAGCCGGCCATCACATTCAGAACCTGCTCGGGATCATTCCGCGCGTGACACGGCTGCAGCAGCAGGCGGGCAGCAAGGCGGAGGCCAATCTGCTGCAGGTTCGCGTCGAACTGCAGGCCGATTGTCTGTCGGGCGTCTGGGTCAATCGCGAATCGAAGAAGCGGCCCGGTTTCCTCGAAGCCGGTGACATCGATGCCGCGTTGCAGACCGCGTCCGCCATCGGCGACGATACGCTGCAACGTCAGGCACAGGGCCGCGTTGTGCCGGATTCCTTCACGCATGGTTCTGCCGAACAGCGCAAGCGCTGGTTCATGACTGGCTATCAGCAAGGCACCGTGCAGGCCTGCAACACATTTGCGACGGATCGGCTTTAG
- the moaB gene encoding molybdenum cofactor biosynthesis protein B, whose amino-acid sequence MEPDTTKAFVPLNIAVLTISDTRSLDDDKSGATLADRLTSAGHTLAKRDIVTDDVEAIRTIVRGWIADPAVDAIITTGGTGFTGRDVTPEAIEPLFEKRMDGFSIAFHMLSHAKIGTSTIQSRATAGTAGATFIFCLPGSPGACRDGWDGILAAQLDYRTRPCNFVEIMPRLDEHLRRPKAKGASV is encoded by the coding sequence ATGGAGCCGGACACGACCAAGGCCTTCGTGCCGCTCAACATTGCGGTACTGACCATCTCCGATACGCGCTCGCTTGACGACGACAAGTCCGGCGCGACGCTGGCGGATCGGCTGACATCGGCCGGTCACACGCTGGCGAAGCGAGATATTGTCACTGACGATGTCGAGGCGATCCGGACGATCGTGCGTGGATGGATCGCCGATCCCGCTGTCGACGCGATCATCACGACCGGCGGCACGGGGTTCACCGGCCGCGACGTCACGCCGGAAGCCATCGAGCCTCTGTTCGAGAAGCGGATGGATGGTTTCTCGATTGCGTTTCACATGCTGAGTCACGCCAAGATCGGCACCTCGACGATCCAGAGCCGCGCCACGGCAGGCACGGCCGGCGCGACGTTTATCTTCTGCCTGCCGGGTTCGCCCGGTGCCTGCCGCGATGGCTGGGACGGCATCCTTGCCGCGCAACTGGATTACCGCACGCGGCCCTGCAATTTCGTGGAGATCATGCCGCGGCTCGATGAGCATCTGCGACGCCCGAAGGCGAAGGGCGCGTCGGTCTAG
- a CDS encoding glycosyl transferase — protein sequence MLSVIIPTEGVEQPAVATLAALVPGAAAGVIREVLLVDRAGTDVIERVADVAGCGFLTSQGSRAAAMAAGAKQARSPWLMFLHAGAVLDAGWIEETQQFIQRVSTSERPRAGIFRYARSPYDETNFRDGLKHLVRMITGPKADQGLLIAREHYDRLGGYAPDARRSEARLLRQLGRSSRTLLRSRIIVA from the coding sequence ATGCTGAGCGTGATCATCCCCACCGAAGGCGTCGAACAGCCCGCTGTTGCCACACTGGCAGCGCTGGTGCCGGGCGCTGCTGCCGGAGTGATCCGCGAAGTGCTGCTGGTCGATCGCGCCGGCACAGACGTCATCGAACGCGTCGCGGATGTCGCCGGCTGCGGCTTCCTGACCTCGCAAGGATCGCGCGCCGCGGCGATGGCCGCCGGCGCCAAGCAGGCGCGTTCGCCCTGGCTGATGTTTCTGCATGCCGGTGCCGTGCTCGATGCCGGCTGGATCGAGGAGACCCAGCAATTCATCCAGCGCGTCTCGACCAGCGAGCGCCCCCGCGCGGGCATTTTCCGCTATGCGCGCTCGCCCTATGACGAGACCAATTTTCGCGATGGTCTGAAGCACCTGGTCCGGATGATCACAGGCCCCAAGGCCGATCAGGGCCTGCTGATCGCCCGCGAACACTATGATCGTCTCGGCGGCTACGCACCCGATGCCCGGCGTTCCGAAGCGCGGCTGCTGCGCCAGCTCGGCCGCTCCTCACGCACATTGCTACGCAGCCGGATCATCGTCGCCTGA
- a CDS encoding PA0069 family radical SAM protein: MSRQIAALKHPPVPAPSDKPAGALSPFPEIAVAIDKQRRRGRGAQSNDSGRYEAEARVAFDDGWQSLDELPPFKTTVATDTARKVITRNESPDIGFDRSINPYRGCEHGCVYCFARPTHAYLGLSPGLDFESKLFVKPDAPALLEKELAAAEYEPKMIAIGTNTDPYQPIERERQVMRGILEVLEKTGHPVGIVTKSALVTRDIDILARMAKRNLVKVALSVTSLDPKLARTMEPRASTPSKRLEALRQLSEAGIPTTVMVAPVIPALNDSEIERILDAAAHAGVKEASYVLLRLPMEVRDLFREWLIANYPDRYRHVFTLIREMRGGRDYDSQWGTRMKGTGPMAWMIGRRFEIACGKLGLNKRRSKLTLDHFEKPAGAGKQLNLF, translated from the coding sequence ATGAGTCGCCAGATCGCTGCCCTCAAGCACCCGCCGGTCCCGGCGCCCTCCGATAAGCCGGCGGGTGCGCTTTCCCCTTTTCCCGAGATCGCGGTGGCGATCGACAAGCAGCGGCGGCGCGGCCGCGGTGCCCAGTCCAACGACAGCGGGCGCTACGAGGCCGAGGCCCGGGTCGCATTTGATGACGGCTGGCAGAGCCTCGATGAATTGCCGCCGTTCAAGACGACCGTTGCGACGGACACCGCGCGCAAGGTCATCACGCGCAACGAGTCGCCGGATATCGGCTTCGACCGTTCGATCAATCCCTATCGTGGCTGCGAGCATGGCTGCGTCTATTGTTTCGCGCGGCCGACCCACGCCTATCTCGGTCTCTCGCCCGGGCTCGATTTCGAATCCAAACTGTTCGTGAAGCCCGATGCGCCGGCGCTGCTCGAGAAGGAGCTGGCCGCCGCCGAATACGAGCCGAAGATGATCGCGATCGGTACCAATACCGATCCGTATCAGCCGATCGAGCGCGAGCGTCAGGTGATGCGTGGCATTCTCGAAGTGCTGGAGAAGACTGGTCATCCCGTCGGCATCGTGACGAAGTCTGCCTTGGTGACGCGCGACATCGATATCCTGGCGCGGATGGCGAAGCGCAATCTGGTCAAAGTGGCGCTGTCGGTGACGTCGCTCGATCCTAAGCTCGCGCGCACCATGGAGCCGCGCGCTTCGACGCCGTCGAAGCGGCTGGAAGCTTTGCGGCAGCTATCCGAGGCTGGCATTCCGACCACGGTGATGGTGGCGCCGGTGATCCCCGCGCTGAACGACAGCGAGATCGAGCGCATTCTCGATGCCGCCGCGCATGCCGGCGTCAAGGAAGCCAGTTACGTTTTGCTGCGGCTGCCGATGGAAGTGCGCGATCTGTTTCGCGAATGGCTGATCGCGAATTATCCGGACCGCTATCGCCACGTCTTCACGCTGATCCGCGAAATGCGCGGTGGCCGCGATTACGACTCGCAATGGGGCACGCGCATGAAGGGGACCGGGCCGATGGCCTGGATGATCGGGCGGCGCTTCGAAATCGCCTGCGGCAAGCTCGGTCTCAACAAACGTCGTTCGAAGCTCACCCTCGATCATTTCGAGAAGCCTGCCGGTGCTGGTAAGCAATTGAATCTGTTCTAA
- a CDS encoding ribonuclease HII, with protein sequence MIRDEKKKAPAKLRKIVVAPSFTRERALLKKGIWPVAGCDEAGRGPLAGPVVAAAVVLDPNNIPKGLDDSKKLTESKREALFEEICATASFGVAYASPGRIDRDNILRASLWALARAVAALPDAPKHVFVDGRDRIDTTADCEAVIGGDALVLSIAAASIIAKVSRDRLMCRLAEDCPGYGFEVHKGYGVPQHMAALNELGPSIHHRSLFAPVAAARARHQASARAAAPIETQAILDIEISA encoded by the coding sequence ATGATTCGGGATGAGAAGAAGAAAGCGCCGGCCAAGCTGCGCAAGATCGTGGTCGCGCCGAGCTTCACGCGTGAGCGCGCACTGCTCAAGAAGGGCATTTGGCCGGTAGCGGGCTGCGATGAGGCCGGCAGAGGTCCGCTGGCCGGTCCCGTCGTGGCTGCGGCGGTCGTTCTGGACCCGAACAACATTCCCAAGGGGCTCGACGATTCCAAGAAACTGACGGAGAGCAAGCGCGAGGCGCTGTTCGAGGAAATCTGCGCTACGGCGTCATTCGGCGTCGCCTATGCATCACCCGGCCGGATCGACCGCGACAATATCCTGCGGGCGTCGCTCTGGGCGCTGGCGCGCGCGGTCGCGGCGCTGCCGGATGCGCCGAAGCACGTGTTTGTCGACGGCCGCGACCGGATCGACACGACGGCCGATTGCGAGGCCGTCATTGGCGGCGACGCGCTGGTGTTGTCCATCGCAGCAGCCTCGATCATCGCCAAGGTGTCGCGCGACCGGTTGATGTGCCGGCTGGCCGAGGATTGCCCGGGTTACGGCTTCGAGGTGCACAAGGGTTATGGCGTGCCGCAGCATATGGCCGCGCTGAATGAATTGGGGCCTAGCATTCATCATCGCAGCCTGTTCGCGCCGGTGGCTGCGGCGCGTGCGCGCCATCAGGCGAGCGCCCGTGCGGCAGCCCCGATCGAGACCCAGGCTATCCTCGACATCGAGATTTCCGCCTGA
- a CDS encoding glycosyltransferase family 39 protein, with amino-acid sequence MRFTSLIVELIRARPRLVFWIVVLCQAAIWLVVPLLLYRGPPGDLATVLAYGREYQVGTHMGPPLAFWLADIAFRAAGNHVFGVYLLAQICAVLTFRAVYQLGSAIVGGPQAVIAVLLTMTVTAFSTPGIEFGPLILARPLWAMFLLHAWLAIGQGRRNAWFALSIEAGLLLLTTPHAMWLLPLPLIFGLATSRGRRNLASFDPLYALLVIAVLTLPWAMWVIRAGAPVLPALPHLDDLGGKARQWGVLIAWLVAAITGVIVLTVMNWGRIVPKTEEAPIIFRPPVDPLARGYVFFFALVPGLLGSLFAALYGLDRVVGGAGIALVTSGLAVVVASGDLIALRRQRVLRKVWAFAIIAPALAAFASLVILPWVDGPEDVTALPAREIGRFFGESFERRTNKLLPAVAGDAQLAALIGMSASRPHLLNDAVPSRTPWVTPAKFAETGGVVVWRAADTIGTPPAEIAQRFPNLVPEVPRAFERLVNGRQPLLRIGWAIVRPKAP; translated from the coding sequence ATGCGTTTCACCTCCCTGATCGTCGAACTGATCCGTGCCCGGCCGCGGCTGGTGTTCTGGATCGTCGTGCTGTGTCAGGCCGCAATCTGGCTCGTCGTCCCCCTGCTGCTCTATCGCGGCCCGCCCGGCGATCTCGCCACCGTGCTGGCCTATGGCCGGGAATATCAGGTCGGCACCCATATGGGACCGCCGCTGGCGTTCTGGCTGGCCGACATCGCCTTCCGGGCCGCCGGCAATCACGTCTTCGGCGTCTATCTGCTAGCGCAGATCTGCGCCGTCCTGACGTTCCGTGCGGTCTATCAGCTGGGCAGCGCCATCGTCGGCGGGCCGCAGGCGGTCATCGCCGTGCTGCTCACCATGACGGTTACGGCCTTCAGCACGCCCGGCATCGAATTCGGTCCGCTGATCCTGGCGCGTCCGCTCTGGGCGATGTTCCTGCTGCATGCCTGGCTGGCAATCGGGCAGGGCCGTCGCAATGCCTGGTTCGCGCTGTCCATCGAGGCCGGCCTGCTGCTGCTGACCACGCCCCATGCGATGTGGCTGCTGCCGCTGCCACTCATCTTCGGTCTCGCGACATCGCGCGGCAGGCGTAACCTTGCTTCGTTCGATCCGCTCTATGCGCTGCTGGTAATCGCTGTGCTGACATTGCCATGGGCGATGTGGGTGATCCGGGCCGGCGCGCCCGTGCTGCCGGCGCTGCCGCACCTGGATGATCTCGGCGGAAAGGCGCGGCAGTGGGGTGTCCTGATCGCCTGGTTGGTTGCGGCCATCACGGGCGTGATCGTACTCACGGTGATGAACTGGGGCCGCATCGTTCCGAAGACCGAGGAAGCTCCTATCATCTTCCGCCCGCCGGTCGATCCGCTGGCGCGTGGCTATGTGTTTTTCTTCGCGCTCGTACCGGGGCTTCTCGGCAGCCTGTTCGCTGCGCTCTACGGCCTCGATCGCGTGGTCGGCGGCGCCGGTATTGCGCTGGTCACGTCGGGTCTGGCCGTCGTCGTGGCGTCGGGCGATCTGATCGCGCTGCGGCGCCAGCGCGTGCTGCGCAAGGTCTGGGCCTTTGCGATCATTGCACCGGCACTGGCAGCTTTCGCCAGCCTCGTGATTTTGCCTTGGGTCGATGGTCCCGAGGATGTCACAGCGCTTCCCGCGCGCGAGATCGGACGCTTCTTCGGTGAGAGCTTCGAGCGCCGGACCAATAAGCTATTGCCGGCGGTGGCCGGCGATGCGCAACTCGCCGCATTGATCGGCATGAGCGCGTCACGGCCGCATCTGCTGAACGATGCAGTGCCTTCGCGCACGCCATGGGTCACGCCCGCGAAGTTCGCCGAGACCGGCGGCGTCGTCGTGTGGCGCGCAGCAGATACGATCGGCACGCCGCCCGCGGAGATCGCGCAGCGCTTTCCCAACCTCGTGCCGGAAGTGCCGCGCGCATTTGAGCGTCTGGTGAATGGCCGGCAGCCCTTGCTGCGAATTGGCTGGGCGATCGTCCGGCCGAAGGCGCCCTAG
- a CDS encoding uracil-DNA glycosylase translates to MTPEPHPSVAQLLAFYLEAGVDCALMDEPVNRLSDDLPPPARELSDSAPKRPPLNGIPPPPPRPPARVEVAPDVAIAAARDAARTAPSLEVLRGMLDTFDGCALKSTATQLVFADGNPQARIMFVGEAPGRDEDIEGLPFVGRSGKLLDLMMGAIGLKRTDVYIANVIPWRPPGNRTPTPQETQICLPFIQRQIELVNPDILVTLGNPSTQTLLQTRDGIMKSRGRWVDYDTGTRKIKALATFHPAYLLRSPSYKRMTWMDLRSIAKALEAPSGRTS, encoded by the coding sequence ATGACGCCTGAACCCCACCCCAGCGTTGCGCAACTGCTCGCCTTTTATCTGGAGGCCGGGGTCGATTGCGCATTGATGGATGAGCCGGTGAACCGGCTGTCCGACGACCTCCCGCCGCCTGCCCGGGAGCTGTCCGACAGCGCGCCGAAGCGACCACCTCTGAATGGCATACCACCTCCGCCGCCGCGACCACCCGCCCGTGTCGAGGTCGCCCCGGACGTGGCGATTGCCGCCGCCCGGGACGCCGCGCGCACCGCGCCCTCGCTCGAGGTGCTGCGTGGCATGCTGGATACATTCGACGGCTGCGCCCTGAAATCGACCGCGACCCAACTGGTGTTTGCCGACGGCAATCCGCAGGCACGGATCATGTTCGTCGGCGAGGCGCCGGGCCGCGACGAGGACATCGAAGGCCTGCCCTTCGTTGGCCGCTCCGGCAAATTGCTCGATCTGATGATGGGGGCGATCGGGCTGAAGCGCACCGACGTCTATATCGCCAATGTGATTCCATGGCGCCCGCCGGGCAACCGCACGCCGACGCCGCAGGAGACGCAGATCTGCCTGCCGTTCATCCAGCGCCAGATCGAGCTGGTGAATCCGGACATCCTCGTGACGCTGGGCAATCCCTCGACGCAGACGCTGCTGCAGACCCGCGACGGCATCATGAAGTCCAGGGGACGCTGGGTCGACTACGACACCGGCACCCGCAAGATCAAAGCGCTGGCGACGTTCCACCCCGCCTATTTGCTGCGCTCGCCGTCTTATAAGCGGATGACCTGGATGGATTTGCGATCGATCGCCAAGGCGCTGGAAGCGCCATCGGGCAGGACCAGCTAG
- a CDS encoding electron transfer flavoprotein-ubiquinone oxidoreductase has translation MSTEELPPRESMEFDVVIVGAGPSGLSAAIRLKQLNADLSIVVVEKGSEVGAHILSGAVIDPVSLDKLIPDWREDADCPLKTQVKDDQFILTSETGGIRLPNFINPPLMNNHHCYITSLGMVCRWLGAKAEALGVEIYPGFAAAETLYDDNGAVRGIATGDMGIGRDGKPKDSFTRGMELLGKYTLFAEGARGSLTKQVIAKFALDKDCEPGKFGIGLKEIWQIDPAKHKKGLVQHTLGWPLDDNTGGGSFLYHYDDNLVAVGFVVHLNYDNPYLYPFEEFQRMKTHPMIRDTFAGAKRLAYGSRAITEGGYQSVPKLVFPGGALIGCAAGFVNVPRIKGVHNAMASGMQAAEQVSAALAAGRANDELTEYETGWRGSAIGQDLHKVRNVKPLLSKFGNRIGMLLAGFDMWCNTLGFSLFGTLSHAKPDRKTLKPAKEYKPIPYPKPDGKLTFDRLSSVFMSNTNHEEDQPIHLKVADIELQKKSEHDVFAGPSNRYCPAGVYEWVEETTGPRFQINAQNCVHCKTCDIKDPNGNITWVPPEGGGGPNYEAM, from the coding sequence ATGAGCACTGAAGAACTTCCGCCGCGCGAGTCCATGGAATTCGACGTCGTCATCGTCGGTGCCGGGCCCTCCGGTCTGTCGGCCGCGATCCGGCTGAAACAGCTCAATGCGGACCTGTCCATCGTTGTGGTGGAAAAGGGTTCCGAAGTCGGTGCGCACATCCTATCCGGCGCGGTGATCGATCCGGTCTCCCTCGACAAGCTGATTCCCGACTGGCGCGAGGACGCCGACTGCCCGCTGAAGACCCAGGTCAAGGACGACCAGTTCATCTTGACCAGCGAGACCGGTGGCATCCGCTTGCCGAATTTCATCAATCCGCCGCTGATGAACAATCATCACTGCTACATCACCTCACTCGGCATGGTGTGCCGCTGGCTCGGCGCCAAGGCTGAGGCGCTCGGGGTCGAAATCTATCCGGGCTTTGCGGCCGCCGAGACGCTGTACGACGACAATGGCGCGGTGCGCGGTATCGCCACTGGCGACATGGGCATCGGCCGCGACGGCAAGCCGAAGGATTCATTCACCCGCGGCATGGAACTGCTGGGCAAGTACACGCTGTTCGCCGAAGGCGCGCGTGGCTCGCTGACCAAGCAGGTCATCGCCAAGTTCGCGCTCGACAAGGATTGCGAGCCCGGCAAGTTCGGCATCGGCCTTAAGGAAATCTGGCAGATCGATCCGGCCAAGCACAAGAAGGGCCTGGTCCAGCATACGCTTGGCTGGCCGCTCGACGACAACACCGGCGGTGGTTCGTTCCTGTACCACTACGACGACAACCTTGTTGCGGTCGGCTTCGTGGTGCATTTGAACTACGACAATCCGTATCTGTATCCGTTCGAGGAATTTCAGCGGATGAAGACCCATCCGATGATCCGCGACACCTTCGCCGGCGCCAAGCGCCTGGCCTATGGCTCGCGCGCGATCACCGAAGGTGGCTATCAGTCGGTGCCGAAGCTGGTCTTCCCGGGCGGCGCGCTGATCGGTTGCGCAGCAGGCTTCGTCAATGTGCCGCGCATCAAGGGCGTGCACAATGCGATGGCCAGCGGCATGCAGGCCGCGGAGCAGGTGTCAGCCGCGCTGGCCGCCGGTCGCGCCAATGACGAGCTAACGGAATACGAGACTGGTTGGCGCGGTTCGGCGATTGGTCAGGACCTGCACAAGGTCCGCAACGTCAAGCCGTTGCTTTCCAAATTTGGCAACCGGATCGGTATGCTGCTGGCCGGTTTCGATATGTGGTGCAATACGCTGGGCTTCTCGCTGTTCGGTACGCTCAGTCACGCCAAGCCGGATCGCAAGACGCTGAAGCCGGCGAAAGAATACAAGCCGATCCCTTATCCGAAGCCGGACGGTAAGCTAACCTTCGATCGCCTGTCCTCGGTGTTCATGTCGAATACCAATCACGAGGAAGACCAGCCGATCCACCTCAAGGTTGCGGATATAGAGCTGCAGAAGAAGTCCGAGCATGACGTCTTTGCCGGCCCGTCAAATCGCTATTGCCCGGCAGGCGTCTATGAATGGGTCGAGGAAACGACCGGCCCGCGTTTCCAGATCAATGCGCAGAATTGCGTCCACTGTAAAACCTGCGACATCAAGGATCCGAACGGCAACATCACTTGGGTTCCGCCGGAAGGTGGCGGCGGCCCGAACTACGAGGCGATGTAA